A window of the Microplitis mediator isolate UGA2020A chromosome 5, iyMicMedi2.1, whole genome shotgun sequence genome harbors these coding sequences:
- the LOC130667979 gene encoding protein spaetzle 5 isoform X1, translating to MMGLLESVLIFMMLVANVARGNWRQPCGSYGCPYQPRYEPFVPAPPGHTPRCAKPGQTFCETLDHYPQQLIKFLVEKCMYNFATILKDESQYDFNTNKLKPGYGGYEYPKPESQNFYQPVTLLPQYPFSTQVSNYQMKNSSEKGYAYPAPSASQNQFTADVLEKEETENSRQSNPYEFNQNPWLSSRHVRQSGENPGRSRRENPFLELEKKNYKKRQTDPRTITLCPTDSHYVTPRAGLNNQGNWMYIVNIPQTRDNYSQLVKSEICSSTTCDGICSLPDGYSSKCEQQYVQKRLVALEGSGDRLYTDVFWIPHGCSCQITPNF from the exons atGATGGGACTTTTAGAGTCGGTGTTGATATTTATG ATGCTGGTGGCGAATGTCGCGAGGGGTAACTGGCGGCAACCCTGTGGCTCTTACGGTTGCCCCTATCAGCCTCGTTACGAGCCCTTCGTGCCTGCACCGCCCGGGCACACGCCTCGCTGCGCCAAGCCTGGACAAACCTTCTGCGAAACTCTCGATCATTATCCTCA gcagcttattaaatttttggtcGAGAAGTGTATGTACAATTTTGCGACGATACTGAAAGATGAGTCGCAGTACGATTTTAATACCAATAAATTGAAGCCTGGTTATGGGGGATACGAATACCCGAAACCggaaagtcaaaatttttatcagccAGTAACGCTATTGCCGCAGTATCCGTTTTCGACGCAGGTGTCCAATTATCAGATGAAAAACTCTTCAGAGAAGgg ataTGCATATCCGGCGCCATCTGCGTCACAGAACCAGTTCACGGCGGATGTCTTGGAAAAAGAGGAAACGGAAAATTCTAGGCAATCAAATCCTTATGAATTTAATCAAAATCCATGGCTATCATctag gCATGTTCGTCAAAGTGGTGAAAACCCAGGACGCTCGCGTCGCGAAAATCCCTTCTtagaattggaaaaaaaaaactacaagaaaCGACAAACGGATCCCCGTACAATAACACTCTGTCCCACCGATTCGCATTACGTTACGCCACGGGCTGGATTAAACAATCAAGGAAACTGGATGTACATCGTCAATATTCCGCAAACACGTGACAATTATTCACAATTAGTGAAAAGTGAAATTTGCTC atccaCAACGTGTGATGGAATTTGCAGTTTACCAGATGGATACTCGAGTAAATGTGAACAGCAATATGTACAGAAACGTTTAGTGGCATTAGAGGGCTCCGGTGACCGTCTTTACACGGACGTTTTTTGGATTCCTCATGGATGCTCATGTCAAATTACtcctaatttttaa
- the LOC130667979 gene encoding protein spaetzle 5 isoform X2 translates to MLVANVARGNWRQPCGSYGCPYQPRYEPFVPAPPGHTPRCAKPGQTFCETLDHYPQQLIKFLVEKCMYNFATILKDESQYDFNTNKLKPGYGGYEYPKPESQNFYQPVTLLPQYPFSTQVSNYQMKNSSEKGYAYPAPSASQNQFTADVLEKEETENSRQSNPYEFNQNPWLSSRHVRQSGENPGRSRRENPFLELEKKNYKKRQTDPRTITLCPTDSHYVTPRAGLNNQGNWMYIVNIPQTRDNYSQLVKSEICSSTTCDGICSLPDGYSSKCEQQYVQKRLVALEGSGDRLYTDVFWIPHGCSCQITPNF, encoded by the exons ATGCTGGTGGCGAATGTCGCGAGGGGTAACTGGCGGCAACCCTGTGGCTCTTACGGTTGCCCCTATCAGCCTCGTTACGAGCCCTTCGTGCCTGCACCGCCCGGGCACACGCCTCGCTGCGCCAAGCCTGGACAAACCTTCTGCGAAACTCTCGATCATTATCCTCA gcagcttattaaatttttggtcGAGAAGTGTATGTACAATTTTGCGACGATACTGAAAGATGAGTCGCAGTACGATTTTAATACCAATAAATTGAAGCCTGGTTATGGGGGATACGAATACCCGAAACCggaaagtcaaaatttttatcagccAGTAACGCTATTGCCGCAGTATCCGTTTTCGACGCAGGTGTCCAATTATCAGATGAAAAACTCTTCAGAGAAGgg ataTGCATATCCGGCGCCATCTGCGTCACAGAACCAGTTCACGGCGGATGTCTTGGAAAAAGAGGAAACGGAAAATTCTAGGCAATCAAATCCTTATGAATTTAATCAAAATCCATGGCTATCATctag gCATGTTCGTCAAAGTGGTGAAAACCCAGGACGCTCGCGTCGCGAAAATCCCTTCTtagaattggaaaaaaaaaactacaagaaaCGACAAACGGATCCCCGTACAATAACACTCTGTCCCACCGATTCGCATTACGTTACGCCACGGGCTGGATTAAACAATCAAGGAAACTGGATGTACATCGTCAATATTCCGCAAACACGTGACAATTATTCACAATTAGTGAAAAGTGAAATTTGCTC atccaCAACGTGTGATGGAATTTGCAGTTTACCAGATGGATACTCGAGTAAATGTGAACAGCAATATGTACAGAAACGTTTAGTGGCATTAGAGGGCTCCGGTGACCGTCTTTACACGGACGTTTTTTGGATTCCTCATGGATGCTCATGTCAAATTACtcctaatttttaa